In Pyrus communis chromosome 8, drPyrComm1.1, whole genome shotgun sequence, one genomic interval encodes:
- the LOC137741461 gene encoding cinnamoyl-CoA reductase CAD2-like, with the protein MSKQGEVVCVTGGSGCIGSWLVRLLLHRDYTVHATVKDLKDEGETKHLEALVEGAESRLRLFQIDLLDYNSILAAVNGCSGVFHLASPCIVDQVHDPEKELLDPAIKGTLNVLTAAKHAGVSRVVLTSSISAITPSRSWPSDKVKGEDCWTDIDYCKQKGLWYPLSKTLAEKAAWEFAKEKGLDVVVVNPGTVMGPVISPRLNASMLMLVRLLEGCTETYEDFFMGSVHFKDVAQAHILVYENKSAAGRHLCVEAISHYGDFVAKVAELYPEYKVPSLPKDTQPGLLREKNGAKKLMNMGLEFIPMDQIIKDGVESLKSKGFIS; encoded by the exons ATGTCGAAGCAGGGTGAGGTCGTATGCGTCACCGGTGGAAGCGGCTGCATTGGATCGTGGCTCGTCCGTCTCCTCCTCCACCGTGATTACACCGTCCACGCCACCGTCAAGGATCTCA AGGACGAAGGCGAGACGAAGCATCTAGAAGCGTTAGTAGAGGGAGCAGAGTCGCGCCTCCGTCTCTTCCAGATTGACCTCCTCGACTACAACTCCATACTCGCCGCCGTCAATGGCTGCTCCGGCGTCTTCCACCTCGCCTCTCCCTGCATCGTCGATCAAGTCCACGACCCCGAG AAGGAGCTTCTGGACCCGGCGATCAAAGGAACGCTCAATGTTCTGACGGCGGCGAAGCACGCTGGGGTCAGCCGTGTGGTGCTGACGTCATCCATTTCCGCCATCACTCCCAGCCGAAGCTGGCCGTCTGATAAGGTCAAGGGTGAGGATTGCTGGACAGACATTGACTACTGCAAGCAGAAGGGA TTGTGGTATCCATTATCAAAAACGCTGGCGGAGAAAGCTGCGTGGGAATTTGCCAAGGAGAAGGGGCTGGATGTGGTTGTGGTGAATCCAGGCACGGTGATGGGCCCTGTTATCTCGCCCAGGCTCAATGCTAGCATGTTGATGCTCGTTCGCCTTCTTGAGG GTTGCACTGAAACATATGAGGACTTCTTTATGGGATCTGTGCATTTTAAAGATGTAGCTCAAGCGCACATTTTAGTGTATGAGAACAAATCAGCAGCAGGTAGGCACTTGTGTGTGGAAGCTATATCACATTATGGTGACTTTGTGGCAAAGGTTGCTGAACTTTACCCTGAGTACAAGGTTCCCAG TTTGCCAAAGGACACCCAACCGGGCTTGCTGAGGGAAAAGAACGGAGCGAAGAAGCTAATGAACATGGGTTTAGAATTCATTCCCATGGATCAAATTATCAAGGATGGTGTTGAGAGCCTAAAGAGCAAGggatttatttcataa
- the LOC137743176 gene encoding uncharacterized protein, whose protein sequence is MEEFGASRAYQAVKNTKKSNAAFKWKELYKTKLEDVNKKEKKAAERLKSAEVPSSSRTSKRSGNRSRNTLGLAAKMYPSEKKESLNMKKAKSYSSKKDSTTFKRSTIVSEDYAPNSDYHKTGNSRACLIA, encoded by the exons ATGGAGGAGTTCGGTGCTTCAAGGGCTTATCAGGCGGTCAAAAACACCAAGAAGTCGAATGCCGCATTCAAATGGAAGGAGCTCTACAAGACAAAGCTGGAGGACGTcaacaagaaagaaaagaaggcaGCTGAGAGGTTGAAGTCG GCAGAGGTTCCGTCATCATCAAGGACCAGCAAAAGAAGTGGAAACAGAAGCAGAAACACCTTGGGGTTGGCAGCGAAAATGTATCCGTCCGAAAAAAAGGAAAGCTTGAACATGAAGAAAGCAAAGAGTTACAGTTCCAAGAAAGATTCGACAACATTCAAGCGAAGCACCATCGTTTCTGAAGATTACGCTCCAAATTCCGACTACCACAAAACAGGCAACAGCAGAGCTTGCTTGATAGCCTAG
- the LOC137742507 gene encoding gamma-interferon-responsive lysosomal thiol protein isoform X1, protein MASARLESRTLSFSLMSCLVLVAVFTPPSSAARTPPSDSGKVSLALYYESLCPYSANFIVNYLVKLFEDDLISIVDLKLSPWGNAKLRSNDTFTCQHGPSECLLNTVEACAIEIWPALNDHFPFIYCVESLVYKHKYPQWESCYEKLGLDSKPIAECYSSGLGKELELQYAAETSALQPPHQYVPWVVVDGQPLYEDYENFLSYVCNAYNGTTALEACSKISLNTRKSSKSTHSVGCEGNMPAVLGRIGSTIKSWIRQMNLAIWM, encoded by the exons ATGGCGTCCGCTCGGCTTGAAAGTAGaaccctttctttttctcttatgTCCTGCCTCGTCTTGGTTGCTGTGTTCACACCCCCTTCTTCTGCAGCCAGAACTCCACCTTCAGATTCTGGTAAAGTTTCGTTGGCTTTGTATTATGAGTCCCTCTGCCCCTACAGTGCCAACTTCATTGTGAATTACCTTGTCAAGCTCTTCGAAGATGACCTGATCTCCATTGTTGATCTCAAGCTTTCTCCTTGGGGTAATGCCAAGCTCAGAAGCAACGACACATTCACTTGCCAG CATGGTCCGTCTGAATGTTTATTGAACACTGTGGAAGCCTGTGCGATCGAGATCTGGCCTGCATTG AACGatcattttcctttcatttattGCGTCGAGAGTTTGGTTTACAAGCACAAGTATCCCCAGTGGGAGTCATGTTACGAGAAACTGGGCTTGGATTCAAAACCTATTGCTGAATGCTACAGCAGTGGACTTGGTAAAGAG CTTGAACTACAGTATGCAGCTGAAACCAGTGCACTCCAGCCTCCGCATCAGTATGTGCCATGGGTAGTTGTGGATGGACAGCCACTTTATGAG GACTACGAAAACTTCCTGAGCTATGTCTGCAATGCCTATAATGGCACCACTGCCCTCGAGGCCTGCAGTAAAATATCCCTCAATACCAGGAAAAGTTCCAAATCTACCCATTCCGTTGGCTGCGAGGGAAATATGCCAGCAGTATTAGGAAGAATAGGATCGACCATAAAATCGTGGATCCGTCAAATGAACCTGGCAATTTGGATGTAG
- the LOC137742507 gene encoding gamma-interferon-responsive lysosomal thiol protein isoform X2, producing MASSSVPTFLHLLLLLCSVSLSPTYAAYSESSSSSSSNKVRVELYYETLCPDSYQFIVNDLIKLFETGINSITDLKLYPYGNARIGSNSTITCQHGPSECLLNTVEACAIEIWPALNDHFPFIYCVESLVYKHKYPQWESCYEKLGLDSKPIAECYSSGLGKELELQYAAETSALQPPHQYVPWVVVDGQPLYEDYENFLSYVCNAYNGTTALEACSKISLNTRKSSKSTHSVGCEGNMPAVLGRIGSTIKSWIRQMNLAIWM from the exons ATGGCCTCCTCATCTGTTCCTACtttcctccacctcctcctcctcctctgctcCGTTTCGCTCTCTCCAACCTACGCCGCTTATTCCgagagcagcagcagcagcagcagcaacaaagTCAGAGTGGAGCTCTACTACGAAACGCTGTGTCCCGACAGTTATCAATTCATTGTTAATGATCTGATCAAGCTCTTCGAAACCGGAATCAACTCCATCACCGATCTGAAGCTCTATCCCTACGGCAACGCCAGGATTGGATCCAACAGCACCATCACTTGCCAG CATGGTCCGTCTGAATGTTTATTGAACACTGTGGAAGCCTGTGCGATCGAGATCTGGCCTGCATTG AACGatcattttcctttcatttattGCGTCGAGAGTTTGGTTTACAAGCACAAGTATCCCCAGTGGGAGTCATGTTACGAGAAACTGGGCTTGGATTCAAAACCTATTGCTGAATGCTACAGCAGTGGACTTGGTAAAGAG CTTGAACTACAGTATGCAGCTGAAACCAGTGCACTCCAGCCTCCGCATCAGTATGTGCCATGGGTAGTTGTGGATGGACAGCCACTTTATGAG GACTACGAAAACTTCCTGAGCTATGTCTGCAATGCCTATAATGGCACCACTGCCCTCGAGGCCTGCAGTAAAATATCCCTCAATACCAGGAAAAGTTCCAAATCTACCCATTCCGTTGGCTGCGAGGGAAATATGCCAGCAGTATTAGGAAGAATAGGATCGACCATAAAATCGTGGATCCGTCAAATGAACCTGGCAATTTGGATGTAG